The Metabacillus sediminilitoris genome window below encodes:
- a CDS encoding helix-turn-helix domain-containing protein, with protein MTKYSEQFKLMLVKEYLEGKLGYDLLAKKHNIKSSSPIKRWVKVYEKFGIDGLMRKKYKETYPVQFKLDVLSFMNSTGSSETETALQFGLTNPPIIASWKKAFLEGGTEALDRAKGRPPMSDKSKNQKSKIPAEEKEMTYEQKLEKENELLRLEVEYLKKLQAFQMDPESYLEKHKQRYHSNSKKNSD; from the coding sequence ATGACTAAATATAGTGAGCAATTTAAGTTAATGCTCGTAAAAGAGTATCTAGAAGGGAAATTAGGATATGACCTTTTGGCAAAGAAACATAATATAAAAAGCAGTTCTCCAATTAAGCGGTGGGTAAAAGTATACGAGAAATTTGGGATAGATGGGTTGATGAGGAAGAAGTATAAGGAAACATATCCTGTTCAATTCAAGCTGGATGTATTAAGCTTTATGAATAGTACAGGTTCTTCAGAGACGGAAACTGCCCTTCAATTTGGGTTAACAAATCCTCCAATAATAGCTTCATGGAAGAAAGCTTTTTTGGAAGGTGGCACTGAAGCCCTGGATAGAGCGAAAGGGAGACCGCCCATGTCTGATAAATCCAAGAACCAAAAAAGTAAAATTCCTGCAGAAGAAAAAGAAATGACGTACGAACAAAAATTGGAGAAAGAAAATGAACTTCTTCGCTTAGAGGTAGAATACTTAAAAAAGTTACAAGCTTTTCAGATGGATCCGGAAAGCTATCTAGAAAAGCACAAGCAGCGTTATCATTCGAACTCAAAGAAAAATTCCGATTAA
- a CDS encoding IS3 family transposase — protein MLKKVTSFSDGSGKLSRKAQAALSFELKEKFRLKDVLQIVDIPESSYHYHIKRMKEENPDQNLEECIQSIFEDHDGNYGYRRIHLELKNRQLKVNHKKVQRIMKKLGLKGNKFTRKSRKYSSYKGNIGTVAKNLINRRFRTNVCHQKITTDITEFKCSDGKLFFNPFMDMFNSEILSYGISSHPTLDLVLEPLEEILEIVKNSKYRTTMHSDQGWHYQHKKWVKKLKENKVFQSMSRKGNCLDNSPMENFFGLMKQEMYYGEALCTFEELKQKIERYINYYNNKRIKQKLAGMSPVQYRIHTSQLVA, from the coding sequence ATACTTAAAAAAGTTACAAGCTTTTCAGATGGATCCGGAAAGCTATCTAGAAAAGCACAAGCAGCGTTATCATTCGAACTCAAAGAAAAATTCCGATTAAAAGATGTTCTACAGATAGTTGATATTCCTGAATCTTCGTATCACTATCATATAAAGCGAATGAAGGAAGAGAATCCCGATCAAAATCTTGAAGAATGTATTCAATCCATATTCGAGGACCATGACGGCAATTACGGTTACCGACGTATTCATTTAGAATTGAAAAACCGTCAATTAAAAGTAAATCACAAAAAGGTTCAACGAATTATGAAGAAACTCGGACTCAAAGGAAATAAGTTTACACGAAAATCACGCAAGTATAGTTCTTACAAAGGGAATATTGGAACTGTCGCCAAGAACCTTATTAATCGCCGTTTTCGCACAAATGTATGCCATCAAAAAATAACAACAGATATCACAGAATTTAAGTGTTCTGATGGAAAACTTTTTTTTAATCCATTCATGGATATGTTCAATAGCGAAATTCTATCTTATGGGATAAGTAGTCACCCAACACTAGATTTAGTCCTAGAACCTCTAGAAGAAATACTAGAAATTGTGAAAAATTCAAAATACAGAACTACTATGCATTCTGATCAAGGCTGGCATTATCAACATAAAAAATGGGTGAAAAAACTCAAGGAAAATAAAGTTTTCCAGAGTATGTCACGAAAAGGAAATTGTTTAGATAATTCACCGATGGAGAACTTTTTTGGATTAATGAAACAAGAAATGTATTATGGAGAAGCACTATGCACATTTGAGGAATTAAAACAGAAAATTGAGAGATATATCAATTATTATAATAATAAGCGTATAAAACAAAAATTGGCAGGCATGAGTCCGGTTCAATACCGTATCCATACCAGCCAATTAGTTGCTTAA
- a CDS encoding SDR family oxidoreductase, whose product MSTKQNQPKQTLPPQHQDVQPGHEDMMNPAPKFDDSSYKGSGKLKDKIAIITGGDSGIGRAVALFFAKEGANVVISYLDEQKDAADTKELVEEQGQKCLLISGDIGDESTCQNIVSETINTFGKIDILVNNAAEQHPQKGIEDITSEQLERTFRTNIFSQFYLTKAALPHMKKGSTIVNTSSVTAYAGNEQLIDYSATKGAITTFTRSLALSLASKGIRVNAVAPGPIWTPLIPSTFTAEQVNTFGADTAFKRPGQPEELAPAYVFLASDDSSYMTGQMIHVNGGRIVNG is encoded by the coding sequence TTGTCTACAAAGCAAAATCAACCAAAACAAACATTGCCGCCGCAACATCAAGATGTACAGCCAGGTCATGAAGATATGATGAATCCTGCACCAAAATTTGATGACTCTTCCTATAAAGGTAGTGGAAAATTAAAAGATAAAATTGCCATTATCACTGGAGGTGATAGTGGAATTGGTCGAGCTGTGGCCCTCTTTTTTGCAAAAGAAGGTGCAAATGTGGTGATCTCATACTTAGATGAACAAAAAGATGCTGCTGATACGAAAGAACTTGTTGAAGAACAAGGTCAAAAATGTTTACTTATCTCTGGAGATATTGGCGATGAATCTACCTGCCAAAACATTGTTTCAGAGACTATCAACACATTTGGAAAAATCGATATTTTAGTCAACAATGCAGCTGAACAACATCCACAAAAAGGGATTGAGGATATAACAAGTGAACAGCTTGAAAGAACATTTCGCACAAACATATTTTCACAATTCTATTTAACTAAAGCTGCCCTACCGCATATGAAAAAGGGTAGTACAATTGTTAATACTTCATCTGTGACGGCTTATGCAGGTAATGAACAGTTAATTGATTATTCAGCGACAAAAGGAGCTATTACTACTTTCACCCGCTCATTAGCACTGTCTTTAGCAAGTAAAGGCATTCGCGTAAATGCTGTTGCACCAGGACCTATTTGGACACCATTAATCCCATCAACCTTCACAGCAGAACAAGTCAATACATTTGGTGCTGATACAGCATTTAAACGTCCTGGACAGCCTGAAGAATTGGCACCAGCATACGTTTTCCTGGCAAGTGATGACTCATCCTACATGACGGGACAAATGATTCATGTTAATGGCGGAAGAATTGTCAATGGCTAG
- the metH gene encoding methionine synthase, producing MCSIKDELKKRILVLDGAMGTMIQAADLTPEDFGGEDYEGCNEYLTLTAPETIEAIHKAYLEAGSDIISTNTFGATALVLDEYELGSLALELNIESAKIAKKAAEHFSTPEKPRFVAGAMGPTTKTLSVTGGTTFDTLVSNYEEQARGLILGGSDLLLLETSQDMLNVKAGFIGIQKAFENTGKELPLMVSGTIEPMGTTLAGQDIEAFYISLEHMKPISVGLNCATGPEFMTDHIRTLSSLANTAVSCYPNAGLPDEEGNYHESPESLAKKLTGFAEQGWLNFVGGCCGTTPEHIKAISQAVANITPRSIENVSHGHTVSGIDALLYDDGMRPLFVGERTNVIGSRKFKRLIAEQKFEEASEIARAQVKNGAHVIDICLADPDRDELEDMEAFIQELVKKVKAPLVIDSTDEKVIERALKYSQGKAIINSINLEDGEERFDAIVPLVKKYGGALVVGTIDEIGMALTAEKKLEVAIRSHDLLVKKHGLKSSDLIFDPLVFPVGTGDEQYIGSANETVRGIQLIKEHLPECLTILGVSNVSFGLPPVGREVLNAVYLYHCTQAGLDYAIVNTEKLERFASIPKEEIELAEDLLFKTTDASLAKFTEFYRGKKKVDKKPVQSLPLEERLAQYIIDGTKEGLIPDLELALKKFPDPLSIINGPLMAGMAEVGVLFNDNQLIVAEVLQSAEVMKASVSFLEQFMDKKDDSGKGKILLATVKGDVHDIGKNLVDIILSNNGYKVIDLGIKVTPQTLIQAVKAENPDIIGLSGLLVKSAQQMVITAQDLHEAKCNIPILVGGAALSRKFTRMKIAPQYDGPVVYAKDAMDGLSLANQLRTSPELFAEKEAAATEERKPKSSTSQAVVELLEKRGNLSEAPIFSPVDTKRHILKDIDLPQIIPYVNLQMLIGHHLGLKGKVKELLKKKDPKATELFELIQVLLKDGATNQWFKPAAAYQFFPSYSEGNKLHILDPNNTNSILETFDFPRQEKLPYRCISDYVRPKQEDGFDYVAMFAVTAGSQIRELAQGFKEQGDYLKSHAVQALALELAEGLAERTHQLIRDRWGFPDAPDFTMDQRFSAKYQGQRFSFGYPACPDLEDQAKLFNLLKPEDIGIKLTEGFMMEPEASVTAIVVSHPEAKYFNVM from the coding sequence ATGTGTAGCATCAAAGATGAACTAAAAAAACGAATTCTTGTTCTGGACGGAGCTATGGGAACAATGATTCAAGCTGCAGATCTCACACCTGAGGATTTTGGCGGTGAAGATTATGAAGGGTGTAATGAATATTTAACCTTAACTGCACCCGAAACAATTGAAGCCATTCATAAAGCATACCTAGAAGCAGGCTCAGATATTATTTCTACAAACACATTTGGTGCTACTGCGCTTGTATTAGATGAGTATGAGCTTGGTTCTCTTGCACTTGAACTGAATATTGAATCAGCAAAAATCGCTAAAAAAGCAGCCGAACACTTTTCAACTCCAGAAAAACCCAGATTTGTTGCCGGTGCTATGGGACCAACAACAAAAACATTATCTGTTACAGGTGGTACAACATTCGATACATTAGTCAGCAACTATGAAGAGCAAGCAAGAGGATTAATTCTTGGTGGTTCTGATTTACTTTTACTTGAAACAAGTCAAGATATGCTTAATGTAAAGGCTGGATTCATCGGCATCCAAAAGGCCTTCGAAAATACTGGTAAAGAATTGCCTTTGATGGTTTCAGGAACAATTGAGCCAATGGGAACTACCTTAGCTGGTCAAGACATTGAAGCATTTTATATTTCCTTAGAACATATGAAGCCAATATCAGTTGGGCTAAACTGTGCAACAGGTCCAGAATTTATGACAGATCATATTCGTACTTTATCAAGCTTAGCCAATACGGCTGTAAGCTGTTATCCAAATGCAGGATTACCTGATGAAGAAGGAAATTACCATGAATCACCTGAATCTCTTGCGAAAAAGCTCACAGGTTTCGCAGAACAAGGCTGGCTTAATTTTGTTGGTGGCTGCTGTGGTACAACACCAGAACATATTAAAGCAATTTCTCAAGCAGTCGCAAATATTACACCAAGAAGCATCGAAAATGTTTCGCACGGCCACACTGTTTCAGGTATTGATGCTCTGCTTTATGATGACGGTATGCGTCCCCTATTTGTCGGTGAACGTACGAATGTAATAGGTTCCCGTAAATTCAAACGGCTGATTGCTGAACAAAAATTTGAAGAAGCATCAGAAATTGCAAGAGCTCAAGTAAAAAATGGTGCACATGTTATCGATATTTGTTTAGCAGATCCGGACAGAGATGAACTCGAAGACATGGAGGCATTCATTCAGGAGCTCGTTAAAAAAGTGAAAGCACCACTTGTTATTGACTCTACTGATGAAAAAGTAATTGAACGTGCATTAAAATATTCTCAAGGAAAAGCAATCATCAATTCAATCAATCTTGAAGATGGTGAAGAACGGTTCGATGCCATCGTTCCCCTTGTGAAAAAATATGGCGGCGCATTGGTCGTAGGGACAATTGATGAAATAGGTATGGCTCTAACAGCTGAAAAGAAACTTGAGGTTGCAATCCGTTCACATGATCTGCTCGTCAAAAAACACGGACTGAAATCAAGTGATTTAATTTTCGACCCACTCGTCTTCCCTGTTGGAACTGGTGATGAACAGTATATAGGATCTGCAAATGAAACAGTTCGCGGTATTCAATTGATTAAAGAACATTTGCCAGAATGTTTAACAATCCTTGGTGTAAGTAATGTTTCATTCGGTCTTCCACCGGTTGGGCGCGAGGTATTGAATGCTGTTTACTTATACCACTGTACACAGGCCGGACTGGACTACGCTATCGTTAATACTGAAAAATTAGAACGGTTTGCATCCATTCCAAAAGAAGAAATTGAATTAGCAGAAGATTTATTATTTAAAACGACAGATGCATCATTAGCAAAATTCACAGAATTCTACCGCGGTAAGAAAAAGGTTGATAAAAAACCTGTTCAATCACTTCCGTTAGAGGAACGATTAGCACAATACATTATCGATGGAACAAAGGAAGGACTTATTCCTGATCTGGAATTAGCACTTAAAAAGTTCCCTGATCCCCTTTCCATTATTAACGGGCCGCTTATGGCTGGAATGGCTGAGGTTGGTGTGTTATTCAATGACAATCAGTTAATTGTTGCTGAAGTTTTACAAAGTGCCGAAGTGATGAAAGCATCTGTATCATTTTTAGAACAATTTATGGACAAAAAAGATGATAGCGGAAAAGGAAAAATTTTATTAGCAACCGTTAAAGGTGATGTTCATGATATCGGGAAAAACCTTGTCGATATTATCTTAAGCAACAATGGCTATAAAGTAATTGACCTGGGAATTAAGGTAACACCGCAAACACTCATCCAAGCTGTAAAAGCTGAAAACCCTGATATCATCGGACTATCAGGTTTATTAGTAAAATCAGCACAGCAAATGGTTATTACGGCACAAGATTTACATGAAGCAAAATGTAATATCCCAATTTTAGTAGGCGGAGCTGCCCTTTCAAGGAAATTCACGAGAATGAAGATTGCTCCACAATATGATGGTCCTGTAGTATATGCGAAAGATGCGATGGATGGATTATCTTTAGCAAATCAATTGCGGACATCACCAGAGTTATTTGCCGAAAAAGAAGCAGCAGCTACTGAAGAAAGGAAACCAAAAAGCAGTACTTCACAGGCCGTTGTTGAATTATTAGAAAAACGAGGAAACTTAAGTGAAGCACCTATTTTCTCACCTGTTGATACAAAGCGTCACATTTTAAAAGATATTGATTTGCCACAAATCATTCCTTATGTGAATTTGCAAATGTTAATTGGACATCACCTTGGATTAAAAGGAAAAGTTAAGGAATTGTTGAAAAAGAAAGATCCTAAAGCAACAGAATTATTTGAATTAATTCAGGTGCTGCTTAAAGATGGCGCAACGAATCAATGGTTTAAACCAGCTGCTGCCTATCAATTCTTCCCTTCCTACAGTGAAGGAAATAAGCTGCATATTTTAGATCCAAATAACACAAATTCAATTTTGGAAACTTTCGATTTCCCAAGACAGGAAAAACTGCCATATCGCTGTATTTCTGACTATGTTCGTCCTAAGCAAGAGGATGGCTTTGATTATGTAGCGATGTTTGCTGTTACAGCAGGAAGTCAAATCCGCGAGCTTGCACAAGGATTTAAAGAACAAGGCGACTATTTGAAAAGCCATGCTGTTCAAGCCCTTGCATTAGAGCTTGCTGAAGGACTAGCTGAACGGACCCACCAACTGATTCGAGACCGTTGGGGCTTCCCGGATGCACCAGACTTCACAATGGATCAACGCTTCTCAGCAAAATACCAAGGACAGCGTTTTTCATTCGGCTATCCAGCCTGTCCAGATCTAGAGGATCAAGCAAAATTATTCAATCTCTTAAAACCTGAAGATATTGGAATCAAGCTGACTGAAGGGTTTATGATGGAGCCTGAAGCATCTGTAACAGCCATTGTCGTTTCCCATCCGGAAGCAAAATATTTTAATGTTATGTAA
- a CDS encoding bifunctional homocysteine S-methyltransferase/methylenetetrahydrofolate reductase, which translates to MSFLEDLKSKILIGDGAMGTMLYSHGVDRCFEELNLSKPDDVIHVHEAYIQAGANLIQTNTYGANDIKLSRYGLEDEIRQINKQAVEIAKRAAAGSTYVFGTIGGVRAFKKSAHTLEEIKRNFREQLFVLLNEDVDGLLLETYYDFDELKTVLQIARKETNKPIITNVSLHEPGVLQDGTTVKQAFLTLEELGANVIGLNCRLGPYHMLQALEEVPLLEHAYLSVFPNSSLPALNEGRLEYESDEGYFKESALKFREQGARLIGGCCGTTPKHIKAMAEAVSHLAPITDKKVKIPKEIHIQSTSADKDTLAPLQEIVKEKRSVIVELDPPKKLGMSIFLEGAQALHDAGIDALTLADNSLASPRISNLAAGLLAREKTNARTLIHITCRDRNLIGLQSHLMGLHTLGLSDVLAITGDPSKIGDFPGATSVYDVSSFDLISLIKQFNEGVSYSGKPLGAKTNFSVAAAFNPNVRHLDKAVVRLEKKIACGADYFISQPLYSNEQIVHVYEATRNLKAPIYIGIMPLTSSRNAEFIHNEIPGIKLSDSIREKMAEAGTDKEKARQEGLAIAKDLIDTAFDLFNGIYLITPFLQYDLTVELTNYIHEKEKQLAERKITHV; encoded by the coding sequence ATGAGCTTTTTAGAAGACCTTAAAAGTAAGATATTAATTGGAGACGGTGCGATGGGAACAATGCTATATTCCCACGGTGTTGATCGTTGCTTTGAAGAATTAAATCTATCTAAACCTGATGATGTAATACACGTGCATGAGGCATATATTCAAGCTGGTGCAAATCTCATCCAAACAAATACTTATGGGGCAAATGATATAAAACTCTCTCGTTATGGGCTAGAGGATGAAATTAGACAAATTAACAAACAAGCTGTTGAAATCGCTAAACGTGCAGCTGCAGGATCAACATATGTTTTCGGAACGATCGGCGGTGTTCGAGCATTTAAGAAAAGTGCTCACACTCTTGAAGAAATAAAACGAAACTTTAGAGAACAGCTATTTGTCTTATTAAATGAAGATGTTGATGGATTATTGCTAGAAACCTATTATGATTTTGACGAACTGAAAACTGTCTTGCAAATAGCTCGTAAAGAAACGAATAAACCAATCATCACAAATGTTTCCCTTCATGAGCCAGGTGTATTACAAGACGGCACAACAGTAAAACAAGCCTTTTTAACACTTGAAGAACTTGGAGCAAATGTTATTGGTTTAAACTGCCGTTTAGGACCGTATCATATGCTTCAAGCTCTAGAGGAGGTACCGCTCCTAGAACATGCTTATCTCTCTGTATTTCCGAATAGCAGTCTGCCAGCATTAAATGAAGGACGACTCGAGTATGAATCAGATGAAGGATATTTTAAGGAGAGTGCTTTAAAGTTTAGAGAGCAAGGTGCTAGACTTATCGGCGGCTGCTGTGGAACAACGCCTAAACATATAAAAGCAATGGCTGAAGCAGTCTCACATTTAGCCCCAATTACAGATAAAAAAGTGAAAATTCCGAAAGAAATTCACATTCAATCGACGTCAGCAGACAAAGACACTCTTGCTCCGCTACAAGAGATTGTTAAGGAAAAACGCTCTGTCATTGTTGAGCTTGATCCGCCAAAAAAGCTTGGAATGAGTATATTTCTCGAAGGTGCACAGGCTCTGCATGATGCTGGTATTGATGCACTCACACTTGCTGATAACTCCCTTGCTTCACCACGTATTAGCAATTTAGCAGCAGGATTGCTTGCAAGGGAAAAAACGAATGCACGAACCTTAATTCATATTACATGTCGTGACCGAAACTTAATTGGCTTACAATCTCATTTAATGGGCTTACACACATTAGGCCTTTCAGATGTATTAGCGATTACTGGTGATCCATCTAAGATTGGAGATTTCCCTGGTGCTACATCTGTTTATGATGTATCATCCTTTGATTTAATCAGTTTAATCAAACAGTTTAATGAGGGTGTTTCCTATTCGGGTAAACCATTAGGTGCAAAAACAAATTTCTCAGTTGCCGCTGCGTTTAATCCAAATGTTCGCCATTTAGACAAGGCTGTTGTACGACTTGAGAAAAAAATTGCCTGTGGTGCTGATTATTTTATTTCACAACCGCTCTATTCAAATGAACAAATTGTTCATGTATATGAAGCAACTCGAAATCTAAAAGCACCGATTTATATCGGAATTATGCCACTAACATCAAGCCGTAATGCTGAATTTATTCATAATGAAATACCTGGTATTAAACTCTCTGATTCGATTAGAGAAAAAATGGCTGAAGCTGGTACTGACAAGGAAAAAGCTCGACAAGAAGGCCTTGCCATCGCCAAGGATTTGATCGATACTGCATTTGATCTATTTAACGGTATTTATCTCATTACCCCATTTTTACAGTATGACCTTACAGTGGAGCTTACAAATTACATCCATGAGAAGGAAAAACAACTGGCTGAAAGGAAGATCACACATGTGTAG
- a CDS encoding YajQ family cyclic di-GMP-binding protein, whose product MAKDSSFDIVSKIEFPEVTNAISIALKEIATRYDFKGSKSNISLEKEELVLVSDDEYKLDQLKDVLLSKLIKRNVPIKNISYKKIENASGGTVRQRAELVSGIDKDNAKKINTIIKNKGLKVKTQIQDDQIRVTGKSRDDLQAVIAAIREADLPIDVQFINYR is encoded by the coding sequence ATGGCGAAAGATAGTTCATTTGATATCGTTTCAAAAATTGAATTTCCAGAAGTAACAAATGCAATCAGTATTGCCCTGAAAGAAATTGCAACACGTTATGACTTTAAAGGAAGTAAAAGCAATATTTCATTAGAAAAAGAAGAGCTTGTTTTAGTGTCTGATGATGAATATAAGCTTGACCAATTAAAAGACGTCTTACTTTCAAAATTAATTAAACGTAATGTACCAATAAAAAATATTTCGTACAAAAAGATTGAAAATGCTTCAGGCGGTACTGTTCGCCAAAGAGCCGAATTAGTTTCGGGCATTGATAAGGATAATGCGAAAAAAATCAACACGATCATTAAAAATAAAGGATTAAAAGTGAAAACACAAATTCAGGATGATCAAATCCGTGTAACAGGAAAAAGCAGAGATGACCTTCAGGCAGTAATCGCTGCAATTAGGGAAGCAGATTTACCAATAGATGTTCAGTTCATTAACTATCGATAA
- a CDS encoding CvfB family protein: MMPGTFATLTIDEKVDYGYFLTDGNERVLLHNNEVVGEIEVGEKLEVFFVLDAEDRLYATMKKPLITEDTYAWVEVVDVVDDMGAFVNIGLSKDALVAKDHLPYLREVWPEAGDKLFCTLKVSKNGRFFVRLATEEIVEPYFKDADRAVFNKEVTGTVYRMIVAGSFILTEEGYKGFIHSSQRTVEPRLGETVTGRVIDVKEDGTVNVSLLPRKHEALSVDAERIYAYMQERGGAMPFSDKSDAEDIKERFQLSKAAFKRALGHLMKQGRVYQKEGWTYFNEQSDS; encoded by the coding sequence ATGATGCCAGGAACTTTTGCAACATTAACAATAGATGAAAAAGTCGATTATGGCTATTTTTTAACGGATGGAAATGAACGTGTACTTTTACATAATAATGAAGTCGTTGGTGAAATAGAGGTAGGGGAGAAGCTTGAAGTCTTTTTCGTATTAGATGCTGAGGACAGGTTATATGCGACCATGAAAAAACCGCTTATAACAGAGGATACATATGCTTGGGTCGAAGTAGTAGATGTAGTAGATGACATGGGGGCATTTGTTAACATTGGGTTAAGCAAGGATGCACTTGTTGCGAAAGATCATCTTCCATATTTAAGAGAAGTATGGCCTGAAGCAGGTGACAAGCTTTTTTGTACTTTGAAAGTATCGAAAAATGGCCGATTCTTTGTAAGGCTGGCCACAGAGGAAATTGTTGAACCATACTTTAAAGATGCTGATCGAGCAGTATTTAATAAAGAAGTGACAGGAACTGTGTACCGAATGATCGTTGCCGGATCTTTTATTTTGACAGAGGAAGGGTATAAGGGTTTTATTCATTCATCACAGCGAACGGTTGAACCGCGATTAGGGGAGACAGTGACAGGACGTGTAATTGATGTAAAGGAAGATGGTACTGTCAATGTATCCCTACTACCACGTAAGCATGAGGCATTAAGCGTTGATGCAGAAAGAATATATGCTTACATGCAAGAAAGAGGCGGTGCCATGCCTTTTTCCGATAAAAGTGATGCAGAAGATATTAAAGAACGATTTCAATTGAGTAAAGCAGCATTTAAACGAGCACTTGGTCATTTAATGAAGCAAGGTAGAGTTTATCAAAAAGAGGGCTGGACGTATTTTAATGAACAGTCTGACTCATAA
- a CDS encoding BMP family lipoprotein — protein sequence MYCKKIISILFFCLILVITGCSQQEVASKVDEKVKIGIMLSDVGLGDQSFSDSAFHGLVKARDELGIVFDYRELQEPGTYEKGLVDLVKDGNDIVVGLGFMVQADLEKVAKRFPKQQFILIDAVSELNNITSITFKEDQGSYLAGVVAAISTKTNKLGFIGGDEVPLIKKFEEGFVEGAKAVKPDISIEITYAGNFGNDQLGAKIARDMIRHDVDVLYAAAGFTGVGMLKEAQKNQVFAIGVDSDQYYYAEKAVITSMLKNVDVALYQLAEQLVKDGEVPKGNVILGIQDNGVDLAPLRVKEYTQEQLQMIEDWKEKLSSGS from the coding sequence ATGTATTGTAAAAAAATAATATCGATATTATTTTTTTGTTTGATCCTTGTCATTACTGGATGCTCACAACAAGAAGTGGCAAGTAAAGTAGATGAAAAAGTGAAAATAGGTATTATGCTCTCAGATGTAGGGTTAGGAGATCAATCGTTTAGTGATTCAGCTTTTCATGGACTTGTAAAAGCAAGAGATGAATTAGGCATTGTATTTGATTATCGCGAGCTTCAAGAACCAGGTACATATGAAAAAGGGTTAGTAGACTTAGTGAAAGATGGCAATGACATTGTTGTTGGTCTAGGTTTTATGGTTCAGGCTGACCTTGAAAAGGTGGCAAAACGATTTCCGAAACAGCAATTTATTCTCATAGACGCTGTTTCAGAACTTAATAACATAACGTCTATTACATTTAAAGAAGATCAAGGCAGCTATTTAGCAGGTGTGGTTGCCGCAATATCAACGAAAACGAATAAGCTTGGATTTATTGGCGGAGACGAAGTTCCGCTAATTAAAAAGTTTGAAGAGGGCTTTGTTGAAGGTGCAAAAGCAGTCAAACCAGATATTTCAATAGAGATTACCTATGCTGGTAATTTTGGAAATGATCAATTAGGAGCTAAAATTGCCAGGGATATGATTCGTCATGACGTGGATGTTTTATATGCAGCAGCTGGATTTACAGGTGTCGGTATGCTGAAAGAAGCGCAAAAGAATCAAGTCTTTGCAATCGGTGTTGATAGCGATCAATATTATTATGCAGAAAAAGCAGTTATTACATCAATGTTAAAGAATGTTGATGTGGCATTGTACCAACTTGCAGAACAGCTTGTCAAAGATGGTGAAGTACCTAAGGGCAACGTTATTCTAGGTATACAGGATAATGGAGTCGACTTAGCGCCACTTAGAGTAAAAGAATACACACAAGAACAATTGCAAATGATTGAAGACTGGAAAGAAAAACTATCGAGTGGCAGCTAG